The sequence AAGAACACATGATGGCATTATTTTCTCGACTTGAAACCTGCATGCATCTCCAGTCCTGATGCTGTTTCCTTCGCAAAATGTTCCCCATCCATCAGTAAACACTCTAACACGCGGTTTATCAGGATACAGCACAGGCCAGAGCCTTGTAGTAGAATCTTTAAGATAGACAAATTTCCCCAGTCTCTTATCCCTTATTCCATGAAATGAAGGCGCGCACAATGGCAGCTCCTATGAAAGAACAAAGAAGAGTTAAGGACTTATCCAAAGAGAAGGAAAATCTGATAATAGTCCAGAATAAACAACCTTAGACATATTCAAACTATGGTCTAGAAAACTAGCTAGGTCTGGCTTTTATACGAGTTTCCTAAAAATTCCATCCTAAGAGCAACGAGCAACTGCTGTTGCACCAAAAGTTATCGCAAGTAGCTCAGTTACTCCTAAAATATAGTGAGATCATACGATTATATTTAAATTGACGTTTAACATGGACAACCACATCGTATAATTAGAGGCAAACATTGCTCTCCAGGTCTACTAAGGCTTCTTAGAGAATTGAAGGACACGAAAATTGGGGGTTTGCGTTTATCCAACTACCTACGTTTTCCACATTTGAATAACTGATGAATGACTCAATATTAGACCACCTATGATACTGCACTTTATCACATTATCTTTTAAACATAGAGGGctattaaaagaatttttttgacAGAAAATTTTGCCACTACCTGTTGAAGAAAGACAGATTTCCTGCGTCGGTGCCACTGCCTCCATATATATAGAGAATggtgaaaaaaaaagaagtatGTTTCATAGTAAAAATCGTACCAGGAAAGCCAGGCTTTTCACCTCTGCTGAAAAGGGACTGGAAGCTCCTGCTGGGTCTAAATCGTTATCCATGTCGGGTTCAGTTTTTATTATGGAAGACGAAATTTGACCGCATTTCATTCCCAAAgttgatattttttttccatCTTCTGATAAGTTTTGTATGAAATTAATAAGCTCCAAGTATGAGTGTGAAAAGCATAAAATGGTAAAAGATTACAAACTAAACAGTACCGTCAGATATTCGAAAAAATCCATAGCCGTCCTCTCCCAATTTCACAGCCTCTTTCTTAACAGCAGTAGCTGACTTACCTGTTTAGTTTGAAATGCAACCAATACAAAGATCATATATCATCAACTTCTAAATTAGACGAATCCAATATCTTGAAAACGTATGATAGGGGCATATCAGAGAAACACAAACCAAATGGATCCTTGTGCATTGAACTGGTGACGGAAGCATCACAATGCTTGGAGTTTATGGAATGATTGCTGTCAGCCAACAGGCTACTGCATATATAAGGAGATTTCATATCTGATGCAAGACACGGTTATTTCTCGATGTATCAAATAATTGGTTAACAAATAAAGTGAGAAGTTACAGTGAACTACCTCTAGCAACAACAGGAGGGTAAACACTTGTCTCACGAGCCAGGAATTTGGAAATTTCATCGAACATGTCTTTGCCGTAATCGCTATTGCTAGAAGGTTTAGCAAGGAATGCCTCACCAAAAATACCACGTGACTGGTAGTTATTTGTCCCACAAGTTCGGAATTGGATAGAATCTTGTATGCCTTTCATGGAGTCACTATTACCAGGAGGTTTGGTTTGGAGTGCATCACTGGAAAATCCATGCAAACGGTTATTCTCCGTCTCACCAGCCTGGAATTTGGAAACATCCTCTGGCGTATCTTTGTTGGAATTACTATTTTCGGAAAGTTTGGTTTGGAAAGCATCAGTTGCAATGCCACACAAATGGCTGTTTTTATGATCCGTTAGTTGCTTTAACATTTGGGTGTCATTCCTCATAACTTCACTCTGCTCTCTAAATTGGGTCTCAACAGCAGCAACAATTCTGTCTAAAGATGTATCAGAGTTCTCAACAACAGACGAGTTTTTCCCCATCTCAAAGTTTGATAAGTCAAACAAAAACTCTCTGTCTTCTACTTCATATTTTCCAGAATCTCTACTAAGCATACAAGATGGATCCTCCATGTTTTTAGATGTTGGATTAAATCGCATATTCCTAATTTGATGTGATTCATCTTGAAAGACTGTTTCTTGGCGACTCCTAAATCTTTTCTTCGGAAGTTTCCTTCCCCTGTTGAAGTCCATTATCTCACATGCACTTAGTCCATATATTTGAACAACAAAGTGTCCGTGCTTTGTGTAGTTAAACACCAATACTTCACCATGTTCCAGTTGATGGTCTTCAACAAATTTGTGCCACCCCTCCTGGAAGGCCAGAGCGCCATCCACAAGCGAAAACTCTACAGTCCATTTCTGCCCATTTGAATCCTCAATCCAAGCCTTTTGACCAAGCAAGCATCTCACATCTCGAGCAAATTTTGGTGGCAAATACTGAAATGCACAAGTAAAACTCCCATCAAGTCAGagataaaatgaaatttttgacaATTTAC comes from Henckelia pumila isolate YLH828 chromosome 4, ASM3356847v2, whole genome shotgun sequence and encodes:
- the LOC140866255 gene encoding uncharacterized protein isoform X1, which gives rise to MAGGKFRGGVVACDECTKNCITIHYLEQGGPSSTVSRFFKIMLGRNWSDVLYLPPKFARDVRCLLGQKAWIEDSNGQKWTVEFSLVDGALAFQEGWHKFVEDHQLEHGEVLVFNYTKHGHFVVQIYGLSACEIMDFNRGRKLPKKRFRSRQETVFQDESHQIRNMRFNPTSKNMEDPSCMLSRDSGKYEVEDREFLFDLSNFEMGKNSSVVENSDTSLDRIVAAVETQFREQSEVMRNDTQMLKQLTDHKNSHLCGIATDAFQTKLSENSNSNKDTPEDVSKFQAGETENNRLHGFSSDALQTKPPGNSDSMKGIQDSIQFRTCGTNNYQSRGIFGEAFLAKPSSNSDYGKDMFDEISKFLARETSVYPPVVARDMKSPYICSSLLADSNHSINSKHCDASVTSSMHKDPFGKSATAVKKEAVKLGEDGYGFFRISDEDGKKISTLGMKCGQISSSIIKTEPDMDNDLDPAGASSPFSAEVKSLAFLELPLCAPSFHGIRDKRLGKFVYLKDSTTRLWPVLYPDKPRVRVFTDGWGTFCEGNSIRTGDACRFQVEKIMPSCVLKVDIIRKAGRSSKW
- the LOC140866255 gene encoding uncharacterized protein isoform X2, which codes for MAGGKFRGGVVACDECTKNCITIHYLEQGGPSSTVSRFFKIMLGRNWSDVLYLPPKFARDVRCLLGQKAWIEDSNGQKWTVEFSLVDGALAFQEGWHKFVEDHQLEHGEVLVFNYTKHGHFVVQIYGLSACEIMDFNRGRKLPKKRFRSRQETVFQDESHQIRNMRFNPTSKNMEDPSCMLSRDSGKYEVEDREFLFDLSNFEMGKNSSVVENSDTSLDRIVAAVETQFREQSEVMRNDTQMLKQLTDHKNSHLCGIATDAFQTKLSENSNSNKDTPEDVSKFQAGETENNRLHGFSSDALQTKPPGNSDSMKGIQDSIQFRTCGTNNYQSRGIFGEAFLAKPSSNSDYGKDMFDEISKFLARETSVYPPVVARDMKSPYICSSLLADSNHSINSKHCDASVTSSMHKDPFGKSATAVKKEAVKLGEDGYGFFRISDDGKKISTLGMKCGQISSSIIKTEPDMDNDLDPAGASSPFSAEVKSLAFLELPLCAPSFHGIRDKRLGKFVYLKDSTTRLWPVLYPDKPRVRVFTDGWGTFCEGNSIRTGDACRFQVEKIMPSCVLKVDIIRKAGRSSKW